From a single Kitasatospora sp. NBC_00458 genomic region:
- a CDS encoding rhomboid-like protein, with translation MAQTLERPSRVRRLLGLPRAVWRWVRSAPGTYLWLLVLGVTSFVVARMDPASLDWFLAARSTNLDQLSSRPVHALVASALWTEQASWPLYLVLFTVFHANAERWLGTVRWFTVAAASHVLATLVSEGLVAWGIVRGSLQRSMADTVDVGVSYALAGVVAVLTYRFAGGWRLLYGGGVLLFYSVPLAVSHTFTDLGHFSAVLIGLCFFRFGRGRPLWDPGPALRRWWSRRLPG, from the coding sequence ATGGCGCAGACGCTGGAGCGGCCGAGCCGGGTCCGCAGACTGCTCGGGCTGCCGCGCGCCGTGTGGCGGTGGGTCCGTTCGGCGCCCGGGACGTACCTGTGGCTGCTGGTCCTCGGGGTCACCAGCTTCGTGGTGGCACGGATGGACCCGGCGAGCCTGGACTGGTTCCTGGCGGCCCGCTCGACCAACCTCGACCAGCTGAGTTCGCGCCCGGTGCACGCCCTGGTGGCCAGTGCGCTCTGGACCGAGCAGGCGAGCTGGCCGCTGTACCTCGTCCTCTTCACCGTCTTCCACGCCAATGCCGAGCGCTGGCTGGGCACCGTGCGCTGGTTCACGGTGGCCGCCGCCTCGCACGTGCTGGCCACCCTGGTGAGCGAGGGCCTGGTCGCCTGGGGGATCGTCCGGGGCAGTCTGCAGCGGAGCATGGCGGACACCGTGGACGTCGGGGTCTCGTACGCGCTGGCCGGGGTGGTCGCGGTGCTCACCTACCGGTTCGCCGGCGGCTGGCGCCTGCTGTACGGGGGAGGGGTGCTGCTGTTCTACTCGGTACCGCTGGCCGTCTCGCACACGTTCACGGATCTCGGGCACTTCAGCGCCGTCCTGATCGGCCTCTGCTTCTTCCGCTTCGGGCGCGGACGGCCGCTCTGGGATCCGGGTCCGGCGCTGCGGCGGTGGTGGTCCCGCCGCCTGCCGGGCTGA
- a CDS encoding DUF885 domain-containing protein has product MAELITSDGTTPRRIADDHVRELAELDPLTAVYLGLNPEDDRLPDLSPAGTGAIAALGRRTLARLGEAEAALDAAEASGAPRDEAERRCARLLRERLTAELAVHDAGEEYRAVRNLGSPVHNVREVFTLMPTDTEEQWQLLGRRIARVPAALTGYRETLAEGIERGLLSGPRQVATVIGQLGEWLEGEVPGGWFGELVREAPEPLRAGLAEHAVAAAGALAELRDYLRDHYGPAAAGGPDAVGRERYTRWVRYWTGADLDIDEAYAWAWREFHDLDAQMRVEAEKVRPGAAPMEAMKWLESDGPAQHGAEAARGYLQGLMDRAISDLQGTHFDLAEPLTRVESMIAPAGSAAAPYYTAPSLDFTRPGRTWLPTLGRDRFPEWDLVSTWYHEGVPGHHLQLAQWNYVADRLSTYQVSVGGVSANLEGWALYAERLMDELGYLTDPGHRLGYLNAQMMRALRVIVDIGMHAGLDFPADSPYRPGEPVLPDTAREFFGLYCGLSADFLDSELVRYLGMPGQAIGYKLGERAWLRGRAAARAAHEARGEDFDLKAWHMAALSQGSLGLDDLVAELSAL; this is encoded by the coding sequence ATGGCTGAACTGATCACCTCCGACGGCACCACCCCGCGCCGTATCGCCGACGACCACGTGCGGGAGCTCGCGGAGCTCGACCCGCTGACCGCGGTGTACCTGGGCCTCAATCCCGAGGACGACCGCCTTCCCGACCTCTCCCCGGCCGGTACCGGGGCGATCGCCGCGCTCGGCCGCCGAACCCTCGCCCGGCTCGGCGAGGCCGAAGCCGCACTCGACGCGGCCGAGGCGTCCGGTGCCCCCCGGGACGAGGCCGAACGGCGCTGCGCCCGGCTGCTGCGCGAGCGGCTCACCGCCGAGCTCGCCGTGCACGACGCGGGGGAGGAGTACCGGGCGGTCCGCAACCTGGGCTCGCCGGTGCACAACGTGCGCGAGGTCTTCACCCTCATGCCCACCGACACCGAGGAGCAGTGGCAGCTGCTCGGCCGCCGCATCGCCCGGGTGCCGGCCGCCCTGACCGGGTACCGCGAGACGCTGGCCGAGGGCATCGAGCGCGGTCTGCTGTCCGGCCCCCGGCAGGTGGCCACCGTGATCGGCCAGCTGGGCGAGTGGCTGGAGGGCGAGGTGCCGGGCGGCTGGTTCGGCGAGCTGGTCCGGGAGGCCCCCGAGCCGCTGCGCGCGGGCCTCGCCGAGCACGCCGTGGCCGCCGCCGGGGCGCTCGCCGAGCTGCGCGACTACCTGCGCGACCACTACGGTCCGGCCGCCGCGGGCGGGCCCGACGCGGTCGGCCGCGAGCGCTACACCCGGTGGGTCCGCTACTGGACCGGCGCCGACCTCGACATCGACGAGGCCTACGCGTGGGCCTGGCGGGAGTTCCACGACCTCGACGCCCAGATGCGGGTCGAGGCCGAGAAGGTGCGTCCCGGGGCGGCCCCGATGGAGGCGATGAAGTGGCTGGAGAGCGACGGCCCGGCGCAGCACGGCGCCGAGGCCGCCCGCGGCTACCTCCAGGGCCTGATGGACCGGGCGATCTCCGACCTCCAGGGCACCCACTTCGACCTGGCCGAGCCGCTCACCCGGGTCGAGTCGATGATCGCGCCGGCCGGCAGCGCCGCCGCGCCGTACTACACCGCACCCTCGCTGGACTTCACCCGCCCCGGCCGCACCTGGCTGCCCACCCTCGGCCGTGACCGCTTCCCGGAGTGGGACCTGGTCTCGACCTGGTACCACGAGGGCGTCCCCGGCCACCACCTGCAGCTCGCGCAGTGGAACTACGTCGCGGACCGGCTCTCCACCTACCAGGTCAGCGTCGGCGGGGTGAGCGCCAACCTGGAGGGCTGGGCGCTGTACGCCGAGCGCCTGATGGACGAACTCGGCTACCTGACCGACCCGGGCCACCGGCTCGGCTACCTCAACGCCCAGATGATGCGGGCGCTGCGGGTCATCGTCGACATCGGCATGCACGCCGGCCTGGACTTCCCGGCGGACTCGCCGTACCGGCCGGGCGAGCCGGTCCTGCCGGACACCGCGCGCGAGTTCTTCGGCCTGTACTGCGGGCTGTCGGCGGACTTCCTGGACAGCGAGCTGGTGCGCTACCTGGGGATGCCGGGCCAGGCGATCGGCTACAAGCTGGGCGAGCGCGCCTGGCTGCGCGGGCGGGCGGCCGCCCGGGCGGCGCACGAGGCGCGCGGCGAGGACTTCGACCTCAAGGCCTGGCACATGGCGGCGCTGTCGCAGGGCTCGCTGGGGCTGGACGACCTGGTCGCGGAGCTGTCGGCGCTGTAG